In Levilactobacillus brevis, a single genomic region encodes these proteins:
- the rpmA gene encoding 50S ribosomal protein L27, producing MMNMNLQFFSHHKGGGSTANGRDSAGRRLGTKAADGSTVTGGSILYRQRGTHIYPGLNVGRGGDDTLFAKVAGVVKFERLGRDKRQVSVYPVAEEAAK from the coding sequence CTGATGAACATGAACTTACAATTCTTCTCTCACCATAAAGGTGGTGGGTCTACTGCTAACGGTCGTGACTCTGCTGGTCGTCGTCTTGGGACGAAGGCTGCTGATGGCTCTACTGTTACCGGTGGTTCTATCCTTTACCGTCAACGTGGGACGCACATCTACCCTGGCTTAAACGTAGGCCGCGGTGGTGACGATACGTTGTTTGCTAAGGTTGCTGGCGTCGTTAAATTCGAACGTCTGGGCCGTGACAAGCGCCAAGTATCCGTATACCCAGTTGCAGAAGAAGCAGCTAAATAA
- a CDS encoding Xaa-Pro peptidase family protein, whose protein sequence is MATRIERLQAQFDRLSIDSFLVSSASNQQYLAGASVEGGDGYLLVTAKDAVFITDARYQTELKTTIPAMPLAITRDYLQAANDHLQAVGATVLGIEDSLSLNEYQWLDEHLWTDIVPLAGVVDNLRQVKEPAEIAAIRRATALTSKGVTALFDQLHVGMTERQAAQWLEHWMADHGATGTSFETIVASGTRSAWPHGSASDKPLANHEMVTVDCGFYVDGYTSDVTRTVALGDPGEQLKAAYQAVQTTQEKIMAAVKPGITGGELDRIGRDYLTEQGLGDAFIHGTGHGIGLDIHEGPNIGRGWPDVMQANEVITVEPGVYFAGKGGLRIEDDLLVTPTGHETLTTAPRNLIIL, encoded by the coding sequence ATGGCGACTAGAATCGAACGTTTACAAGCACAATTTGACCGACTGAGTATTGACAGTTTTCTGGTATCCAGTGCCAGCAATCAACAGTATCTAGCGGGTGCTAGTGTTGAGGGCGGCGATGGCTACCTGCTGGTGACGGCCAAAGATGCCGTGTTTATCACGGATGCGCGTTACCAGACGGAATTGAAGACGACCATTCCGGCGATGCCGCTGGCAATCACCCGAGATTATCTGCAAGCCGCTAACGACCATTTACAGGCCGTGGGAGCCACCGTCTTGGGTATTGAGGATAGTTTATCCTTAAACGAATATCAGTGGTTAGACGAGCATCTGTGGACGGACATCGTGCCGTTGGCCGGAGTGGTCGACAATTTGCGGCAGGTCAAGGAACCGGCCGAGATTGCCGCGATTCGGCGGGCCACGGCGCTCACCAGTAAAGGGGTGACGGCACTCTTCGATCAACTCCACGTGGGAATGACCGAACGTCAAGCTGCGCAGTGGCTAGAACACTGGATGGCTGACCATGGGGCGACTGGAACCAGTTTTGAGACCATCGTGGCCAGTGGGACGCGTTCGGCTTGGCCGCATGGTTCGGCCAGCGACAAACCGTTGGCTAACCATGAGATGGTGACCGTCGACTGTGGGTTTTACGTAGACGGTTATACGTCTGATGTGACCCGGACGGTAGCGTTAGGCGATCCCGGTGAGCAGTTGAAAGCCGCGTATCAGGCTGTGCAAACGACGCAAGAGAAGATTATGGCCGCCGTCAAACCCGGCATCACGGGTGGCGAACTGGACCGGATTGGGCGTGATTACCTGACTGAACAGGGATTGGGTGACGCCTTTATTCACGGTACCGGTCACGGTATCGGCTTAGATATCCATGAAGGGCCGAACATCGGTCGCGGCTGGCCAGACGTCATGCAAGCCAACGAAGTGATCACGGTGGAACCCGGGGTCTACTTCGCGGGTAAGGGTGGCCTCCGAATTGAGGATGATTTGTTAGTCACCCCAACCGGCCACGAAACGCTGACGACGGCGCCGCGGAATTTAATTATTCTGTAA